TTCGATGGCAGGAGGTTGACGTATGGATGACCAACGATGAGGCGGGGTTGGTTCTTGCCGTTGATCCGAAGCATTTCCAGTCTAAGGACAGTTTAAACAAAAACTGGAAGAACGGTCATAACGATCTCACTGCATTTGCCACGAACCTGCATGAACGGTTTCCCATGTGCGTTATCGGTGGGGTAATCTCCTTTCCAGAATGGGCTGCGGCGGCAGCAACGCTCAAACAAATGAGCAGTATCTGCAGCCGCTCAATACCGCGCGAACGCCCACTTAACGCCTACGGGAAATTCGAAGGCTTCGGACTTGCGGTATATGATAGAAAGTACAATTTAGTGTGGCCGCCGACATTAGCGGATTCGCTAAGACCAACTAATGCCTTCAAGTCATTGGCAAATGCAATCTTCACAAGGACAATGGCCCTATTATAAATATCATTTTGGGGCAGCAGCGTGTGGATCGAGAATGAGCCGAATAATATAGTGCATTTCGAGGAGATCAAGAAAGAATAACGGATTCCATGCTCATCCACAATGAAGACATAAAGGAAATAATTGCCGAAATTCCTGAAGGGCATGAGCATCTGAGGACGACCATTGTCTTGCAGGACGGTACTGAGATGACATTTCAGGAGGCGACGGTTGCGAATATCGTTCGGGCTTATATAACGGTCAAGACACATCCCACAAGAAAGAAGATTGTCTTAAAGGGAAAACGTCTTGATGAGAGGAAAGATGGTTATGCCGAGTGGCAGCTTATTGAGGAAGGAAATTGAACATGTCCACTTACAACCTCTATAAACTCCTCAAGGAAGAACTCGGAAACGGTTCTTCGGACCTAGTTACTCGTCCGTCCGGTCAGACGATACGGGAGCGAATTGAGCGGGATCTACAGAATGAAAAGGACGGCGAAGTTATTGCCCTCGACTTCTCGAAGATCGGGATAATCGATTACTCCTGTGCCGACGAGATTGTCGCAAAGCTTGTTTCAAGATTATTGAGCGGTGAATATGGAGACAAGTATATTATCCTCATCGGTCTAAACGAAAACCAGAAGGAAAACATTGAGGTTGCCCTGGAGCGGAAAGACCTTGCCGTTATTGTTGAGATGAGGAGCGGCAAGAAGATCCTTGTGGGCAGCCTGAATAACTATCTGCATGAGACTCTCGATTTCATAGCGAGGAAAGGGAAGAGTACCGCCGGTGATCTTTCCGCGGCATTAAAGCTGCCCGCAAACACGAGCGGAACAAGGCTGTTGAACCTTCATAAGAAGCATCTTGTGAGAAGAGTCGACATAATAAGAAACGGCGGAAGGGTATGGGTGTATGAGAGAATTTAAGATGCAGTTCCCTATTGTCTTGCTACAGGGTTTCTCTCTTTTTGTCATTCTGGCTTGTCCAGAATCTTTCTTTAAAAAGGATTCCCGACAAGCGGGAATGACAATAAACACAAAGAATAAACCTTCAGACAGCCTGCGGTCTTGCCTAAGGTTCTTCAAATTCTACCAGGAGATAGCATGGAAACAATAATGTATTTGATTCTCGGAATTCTTGTAGGAGGTTTTTTCGCGGCGATTATTGCCACGATGCTCCAGCAAAAGAAATGTGAGAAGCAGATTGCAGACGTCCAGATGAATTTATCAAACCGGCTCACAGAACTTGACGTAAAGGCACGAAGTGCGGAAGCGGTTGTCAGCGAACTGAGGCAGCAGATCCAGCAGAAGGACTCCGAGATAAACCAGGTTCGGAATGAGCTTGACGCAGAAAAACAGTCGAAAGTTGGGGCACTGACGAGACTCGAGGAAGCCCGCAAGAGCTTTGAAGAGCAGAGAGGGCTTCTTGACGCAATGAAGAAAGAGATGACCGACACCTTTAATGCCCTTTCCTCCGCAGCCCTCAAGAGCAGCAGCGAGGACTTCCTCCGGCTTGCCTCCGAACATCTCGGCAAGGTTGTGACAGACACGAAGGGGAAACTCGGGGAGCATCAGGCTGCCATGGACGGGCTTCTCAAGCCCTTGAGTGACGCATTAAGAAAATATGAAGAGCAGATACATTCCATAGAGGTCAAGAGGAAACAGGATTACACAAGCCTCGACGAGCAGATAAAGATGCTCGCCACGACCCACCAGCAGTTGCAGCGGGAAACGAGCAGTCTCGTGACTGCGTTGAGAAAGCCTCAGGTCAGCGGTTCATGGGGCCAGCTCTCGATGAAGAGGGCAGCAGAACTTGCCGGGATGACGGCGTACTGTGATTTCTTTGAAGAGGTTTCTGTGACCACGGAGACGGGCCGTCTGAGGCCCGACATGATCGTCCGTCTTCCGAACGGCAGAGAGATCGTTGTCGACGCCAAGGCGCCGGTGGATGCCTACCTGAATGCGGTATCAAAGCCTTCCGATGAAGAGAAACGCAAGGCCCTGACACACTATGTTAGCCAGGTAAGGACACACATGAACACTCTCGGATCCAAATCCTACTGGGACCAGTTCCCGAAGTCTCCCGAGATGGTCGTGATGTATCTCCCGGGGGAATCATTCTTCAGTGCTGCCCTGGAGCACGACCATAAGCTCATCGAGGACAGCAGTCTCAGGAAAGTGATTTTGGCCACTCCCACTACCTTTATTGCGCTTCTTAAGGCCGTTGCCTACGGCTGGCAGCA
This region of Thermodesulfovibrionales bacterium genomic DNA includes:
- a CDS encoding STAS-like domain-containing protein, giving the protein MSTYNLYKLLKEELGNGSSDLVTRPSGQTIRERIERDLQNEKDGEVIALDFSKIGIIDYSCADEIVAKLVSRLLSGEYGDKYIILIGLNENQKENIEVALERKDLAVIVEMRSGKKILVGSLNNYLHETLDFIARKGKSTAGDLSAALKLPANTSGTRLLNLHKKHLVRRVDIIRNGGRVWVYERI
- the rmuC gene encoding DNA recombination protein RmuC is translated as METIMYLILGILVGGFFAAIIATMLQQKKCEKQIADVQMNLSNRLTELDVKARSAEAVVSELRQQIQQKDSEINQVRNELDAEKQSKVGALTRLEEARKSFEEQRGLLDAMKKEMTDTFNALSSAALKSSSEDFLRLASEHLGKVVTDTKGKLGEHQAAMDGLLKPLSDALRKYEEQIHSIEVKRKQDYTSLDEQIKMLATTHQQLQRETSSLVTALRKPQVSGSWGQLSMKRAAELAGMTAYCDFFEEVSVTTETGRLRPDMIVRLPNGREIVVDAKAPVDAYLNAVSKPSDEEKRKALTHYVSQVRTHMNTLGSKSYWDQFPKSPEMVVMYLPGESFFSAALEHDHKLIEDSSLRKVILATPTTFIALLKAVAYGWQQEQITKSAHQVSILGKELYERMSTLAKHFESLGSHLEKAIGSYNRAVGSMESRILPS